Sequence from the Qipengyuania pelagi genome:
ACCGAGATCGTGCGCACGATCTCCTGGCCCTGCGGGGCTACAGGCTGCGCGACCGGCTCGGCTGCGGCATCCTGCGCCGCGGCGATGCCGGGAACGCCTGCCAGCATGGAACCGGCCAGCAGTAAGAAGGGCATCCGCCCGGTCAGTTTCGATCCCTTGGCGGCCATCAAATATCCTATCTTCGACAAGGAAAACCCGTCCCATTCGTTCAGTGGACCCGGTACCACTTCGCCTACCTTGCGAGCGGGCGATCCCGCCGCGCAATCACCAGGTCGGCAATGTGCGCCGCCCCTTGCCCGATGCACCGGAACCTTTCAAGCGCCGTGGCCGTTCAAGAAGGTCGCTACCGTGTCCCGTCCCCGGTCAACCACCGAATATCGGCAGGCTGACCAAATCGTTTATCGTGACGAATATCATCAGCATGAGCACGAGGGCCATGCCGGTGCGAAACGCCAGTTCCTGACCGCGCGGGCCGACCGGCTTTCGACGGACCGCTTCGGCCGCGTAGAATGCCAGGTGCCCGCCGTCGAGGGCGGGAATTGGCAGCAGGTTGATGAATGCCAAGTTAAGCGAAATCAGCGCCGCGAAGTTGACGAAGGAGGTCAGCCCGAGGCTCAATTGCTCGCCCGAATATTTGGCGATCTTGACCGGCCCGCCCAGTTCCCGGACCGAACGATCGCCGGTGAAGATCTGGGCGATTCCCGTCACCATCATGTCGACGAGATTGAGGCTGTGCTCGACCGCAAGCGGCCCAGCCGCGAGCAGGCTGACCGGCTCCCATGCGATCGGCGCGGAATAGATGCCCAGCCGCCCGATGCGCGAGGAATTGCCGAAACTGTCCTCTTCCACGGTCGATCCGATCGTGAGCGGGATCGCGATCCGCTCGCCCTGACGCTCGACATCGATGGTGACGGGTTTGCCGGGGAACATCATCACCCGGTCGGTAATGTCGGAGAATTGCCGCACCGGCTCGCCATCGATCGCGACGACCCGGTCGCCTTCGCGCATCCCCGCCTCTTCGGCGACCGATTCCGGCGCGAAGCTCTGGACGACATTGGTCTGCTCGGGATCGGCGGCGACCGGCTGGCCGAAGCTGGCGAAGAAGGCCGCGAAGATCGCTAGCGTTATCAGGATATTGGTCGCCGGACCTGCAAAGACGATAAGCGCGCGTTTCCACAAGGCTGCGTGGTGGAAACTGCCGCGCTTCTCTTCTTCGCTCAGGGCAGCAACAGCCTCGCCATCGGGTATGCTGGCGGGGTTCATATCGCCCTTGAACTGGACATAACCGCCCAGCGGCAGGGCCGACAGTTTCCACCGCGTCCCACGTTTATCGGTGAAGCCCGCGATTTCCTTACCGAATCCGACCGAAAACGCTTCTGCCTGAACGCCGAACCAGCGCCCGACCAGATAATGCCCGAGTTCGTGCAGGGTCACGAGCGGCCCCAGCAGGAGCGGGAAGCCGAGCACGTAATAGACCCACAGGGGCAGGAAAGTGTCCAAGTCAGCCAGTCTCCAAGAGATTGCTCGCCCGCGTCCGCGCGGCCCGGTCCAGCATCAGCACGTCTTCGAGCGATTGCGGCGCGGGCGGCAGGTTTCCGCCATCCAGCACCTGGGCCACCAGTGACGAAATCCGGCTGAACTTGATCTGACCGGCGAGGAAAGCGGCGACCGCGACCTCGTTGGCGGCGTTGAGCACGGCAGGGGCCGCCCCGCCCGCCTCCGCCGCCTCGCGCGCCAGGCGGGTGGCGGGAAACCGCTCTTCGTCGGGGGCGAAAAAGGACAATTCGCCGATCGCAGCGAGGTCCAGCGGTTCGCAGGGCGTATCCATCCGCTCCGGCCAGGCGAGGCAGGAGGCGATCGGCACGCGCATGTCGGAAGGGCCGAGCTGCGCCAGAGTCGATCCGTCACGATATTCGACCATCGAATGGATCACGCTTTGCGGGTGAACCACGATCCGGAATCTATCGAGTCCGACCGGGAACAGGTGATGCGCTTCGATCAGTTCGAGGCCCTTGTTGAACATGGTCGCCGAATCGACGCTGATCTTGGCGCCCATGTCCCAGTTGGGATGCGCGACCGCCTGTGCGGGCGTGACCGAATCGAGATCCCCGACCAAGCGCAGCGGCCCCCCGCTCGCGGTCAGAGTGATCCAGCGCACATCGTCCAAACTGTTGCCCGCAAGGCATTGGAAGATCGCGTTATGTTCGGAATCGACCGGCAGGAGCCGCGCGCCGTGCCGCTCGACCGCGCGCGTCATCACCTCGCCCGCGCTGACCAGCGCCTCCTTGTTGGCGAGCGCGACCGTGCCGCCGCGCTCGATCGCGGCCATAACCGGGGCGAGGCCCGCGCAGCCCACGATGGCCGCCACCGCGATATCCGCCGGGCGCGCCGCCGCTTCGCACAAGGCCTGCGCCCCCGCAGCCGCTTCGACGTCCGATCCCGCCAGTGCCTCGCGCAGGTCGCCGAGCCGATGCTCCTCCCCGATCACGGCAAGCTGCGCACCGAATTCGCGGGCCAGCCGGGCGAGATCGTCGACGTTCGAATGCGCCGTCAGCGCGACGACATCCCACGCCCCGCGATCGCGGCGGATCAGGTCGAGCGTCGAGCCGCCGACCGAGCCGGTCGCGCCAAGGATCGTGATCGAACGCCGCTCGTTCATGGGTGGGCGAAGAACCACAGCAGCCCGGCGACGATCGCCACGGGCAGCATCCCGTCGACCCGATCGAACACGCCGCCATGGCCGGGAATCAGGTTGGAGCTGTCCTTCATCCCCGCCTTGCGCTTGAACCAGCTTTCGAGAAAATCGCCAGCCTGAGCGACGACAGCCAGGCCTGCTCCGATAGCGAAGGCGCCCGCGCCCATGAGCGAAAAGGCGCGCTCACCGACATTGGAATAGAAGAAACCGAGCGAGACCAGCCCTGCCGCCACCATCCCGCCGCCGAGCCCCGCCCAGGTCTTGGACGGGCTGATGCGCGGCGCGATCTTGGGCCCGCCGATCGATCGTCCGCTGAAATAGGCGCCGGTATCGGTGGCGATGACGATCGCGACCACGCCGAGCACGACCGGAATCGGCAATTCGATCAGCATGGCGGAAGCCGCCCCGACATAGAGGATCGCGACTGCGCAACCGAACAGGACCAGAGCCGTCGACGCGGCGCGACCGGCGCGGCGGATCAGGCGCACCGCCTCGAACAGGCAGATCGCGGCGACGAGGATCACGAACCCGTCAAACCACAGCCCGCCCAGCCAGAGCGCCGTGCCCGCCAGCGCGAGCATCACCACGGCGGAGGCGGCGCGTTTGGGCAGATCGCTGGTCCGCACCGACAACGGGACGGCCATCGCCCGCATCGCAAGGGCCTTCACCCTGTCGCGCTTGCGGTTCTCCGCCAGCTCACCTGCCGCCAAAACGTCTCTCCCTGGCCGCGAAATCGTCGAGCGCGGTCCTCAGATGCTCGGGCGTGTAATCGGGCCAGAGCACTTCGGTGAACACCATCTCCGCGTAGGCGGCCTGCCACAAGAGAAAATTGGACAGGCGGACCTCGCCGCTGGTGCGGATGAGAAGATCGAGCGGCGGGAGATCGTGCGTGTAGAGATGGCGCGCAAGGCTGGCTTCGGTCACCTCGCCCTCCTGTGCGGCCAGGGCGGCGGCTCGGACGATTTCCTGCTGCGATCCGTAATTCAGCGCGACAGCGAGGATACGCTTTCCTGCGGCCGTTCGCTCGATGGCATCCTCGATCGATTCGACGATATCGGGCGCAAGCGCATGATAATCGCCGATAATCTTCAAACGGACATCATTGGCGATGAATTCGGGCAGGTCGGTTTCGATGAAGCGCCGGAGCAGACCCATGAGGTGATCGATCTCGTCCTCGGGCCGCTTCCAGTTCTCGCTGCTGAACGCATAGAGCGTCAGGCAGTCGATCCCCAGCGGTTCGACCGCGCGGACCAGCTTGCGCACCGCTTCCACGCCGCGCCGGTGGCCGAGGGCGCGCGGCAGGCCGCGCCGCTTCGCCCAGCGGCCATTGCCGTCCATGATAATGGCGACATGGCGCGCGCGTGATCCGGTGGAGTCAGACATGAGGGGTCGCGCCAGCCGCAGTTGTCACTGCGTCAGGATTTCCTGTTCCTTCTTCGCGACCGCATCGTCCACCTCGCCGACATGCTTGTCGGTCATCTTCTGGACGTCGTCCTCGCTCCGCTTGCGCTCGTCTTCGGAGATTTCCTTCTTCTTCTCGTCGTCCTTGAGCGCCTCCATCCCGTCACGGCGCACGTTGCGGATGGCGATCTTGGCCTTTTCGCCATATTCGCCCGCCAGCTTGGCGAGATCCTTGCGGCGTTCCTCGGTCAGATCGGGCATGGGCAGGCGCAGGGTCTGGCCGTCGACAATCGGGTTGAGGCCGAGATTGGATTTCGCGATCCCCTTCTCCACCGCCGTCACATTCGCCTTGTCCCACACCTGGACCGACAACATCCGCGGCTCGGGCGCGTTGACCGTCGCGACCTGCGACAGCGGCATCATCGCGCCATAGACCTCGACTACCACCGGATCGAGCAGGCTGGTATTCGCGCGGCCCGTGCGCAGGCCGGAAAGATCGCCCTTCAGGCTCTCGACCGCGCCCTGCATACGGCGGTCGATGTCGGATTTGTCGTATTTGGCCATGATCGGCTTCCTCTGTTCTGTGTCCTGGTCAGGTCTGATTGCGTCAGGTCTATTTGCGGTTTTCGACGATGGTCTGCACGCCTTCGCCCGAAAGCACCCGCGCCAGATTGCCCTTCTCGCGGATCGAGAAGACCACGATCGGAATGTCGTTGTCGCGGCAAAGCGCAACCGCGCTGGCGTCCATCACCTTGAGATTGTCTGCCAGGACCCGATCGTAAGTCACTGTGTCGAAACGCTGCGCATTTGGGTCCTGCTTGGGATCGGCGCTGTAGACGCCATCGACGCTGGTCCCCTTCAAGAGGGCATCGCAGCGCATTTCCGCCGCGCGCAGGGCCGCGCCGCTATCGGTGGTGAAATAGGGCGCGCCGACACCGGCGGCGAAGATCACAATCCGCCCTTTTTCGAGATGCCTCTCCGCGCGGCGACGGATTACCGGTTCGCACACCTGATCCATCTGGATCGCGGACTGCACCCGCGTCGGCACGCCGATCTGTTCGAGCGCGTTCTGCATCGCGAGCGCGTTCATCACCGTGGCGAGCATCCCCATATAGTCAGCCTGCGCGCGGTCCATCCCTCGCGCCGCGCCCGCCATGCCGCGAAAGATATTGCCGCCGCCGATGACGAGGCAGATTTCGAGCCCGGTTTCCTTGGCACGCTTCACCTCTTCGGCGAGCTCCATGACGAAGTCAGGGTCGATCCCGAACGGCCCGTCCCCCATCAGCACCTCGCCCGACAATTTCAGGAGGACGCGTTTCATCGGAGGCATGGGCATGGGTGCGGCAATCTCGTCAAGCTGTAGGGACGAGGTTCCTTAACCGCGAAGCCGTTCATGCGCAAAGGGGAATGGGCGATGGATAAGTGGCGCGCCCTGCGCCGTCCCGGCGGAGGCCAGACTGTCAGGCCGAACCGATTTCGCGCGAGGTCGCCAGCACCGAAACCACCGGCCCGTCACGCGCGATCATCGGCTTCAAATTCACCGACCAATTGCGCGGATTGCCCCTGGCTGTCGGGCAGAAGGCCTCGAACTGCACGGTGCGGCCACCCAGGGAAGAGCGGAAATTGGCTTCCACCATGGCTTGGGAATGATCGGGCCAGAGATGCCACCACAATTGGCCCAGCACCTTTTCAGGCTCGTCGATCTCCATCGCATCGAGACCGTTGCAGTTCATGAAATCGAGCGTGCCGTCGACGCTGAGGATCTTCACGCAATCGGGGCTCTGTTCGAGGAGGCAAAGCGCCAGATCGCTGCTGTCCAGGCCTACCTGCGACACGACTTCAAGCGACCGCGCATCGGTCGAGCGATGGGCGTGATATGATTGATGATGGACTGACATTCTTACCCTCCCGCTCGATTTCCCTGGATTTCGAAAACGGCATCTTGATCACGAACGGGTAAAAATTCTTTAAATCACACCTTCAAACGTCGGTCCCCAAACGAGAACGGCCGCCGAACCCTCGTCCTGGGGTCCGGCGGCCGTCCGCGTTCTTAGTTCGGAAGGATCAGCCCTTGACCGCCGCCGCGACTTCCGCCGCGAAATCGGTCTCTTCCTTCTCGATGCCTTCGCCCAACTGGAAGCGGACATAGTCGACCAGTTCGATCGGCTTGCCCGCATCCTTGCCTGCCTTGGCGACGACTTCGGAGATCGGGGTCTTGTTGTCCATCACGAACACTTGGCTGAGGAGCGCGTTTTCCTTGGCGAACTTGGCCACGGCACCTTCGACCATCTTGTCCTGAACGTTTTCGGGCTTGCCGCTTTCCGCCGCCTTTTCCTTAGCGATGGCGCGCTCGCGCTCGATTAGGTCGGCATCGAGCCCGTCGGCGTTCAGCGCCTGCGGGAAGGCGGCGGCGATGTGCATGGCGATCTGCTTGCCGAGCGCTTCGAGCGTTTCCTTGTCCGCCTCGCTCTCGAGCGCGACGAGAACGCCGATCTTGCCGAGATTCGGCGCGACCGCATTGTGCATATAGGGCACGACGACGCCGTTATTGACCGAGACGGTCTTCATGCGACGGATCTGCTGGTTTTCGCCGATGGTGGCGACATTGTCGGTCAGCTTGTCGGAAACGGTGCCGCCGGTGGGATAGTCCTTCGCCTTCAAGGCTTCGACATCGTCGCTGTCAGCAGTGATCGCGACATCGGTGACCGCGCGGACGAAGTCCTGGAACCGGTCGTTCTTGGCGACGAAGTCGGTTTCGGAATTGACCTCGACGGCAACGCCCTTGGCGCCTGAGCCAGAATCTGAAACGGCGACGCCGATCAGGCCTTCCGCCGCGGTGCGGCTGGATTTCTTCTGAGCGGTGGCAAGACCCTTGGCGCGCAGCGCGTCGACCGCGGCTTCCAGATCGCCATCGGTTTCGACGAGCGCCTTCTTGGCATCCATCATGCCCGCGCCGGTGCGTTCGCGCAGCGCCTTGATATCGGCGGTGGTGAAATTCGCCATGTTCGTATTCCTTTTGAATAAAGGTGCGGCGCCGGACTGCCGCGAGGGGCGGTCCGGCGCTTGGAGATGTTCGGTTACGCGGGCATGACGCCTGCGTGACCGGGCTGGATCAGGCCGCGGCCTCGGCCGGCGGGGTGTCCATCGCGCCGACATCGCGACCCGAATCCTGCACGCCCGCGCCCTTGCCCGAGCGCGCCGCATCGGCGATCGCGTCGCAATAGAGGCGCACGGCGCGGCTGGCGTCGTCATTGCCGGGGATCGGGAAGGCGATGCCCGAAGGATCGGTGTTGGTGTCGAGCACCGCGACCACCGGAATGCCGAGCACGTTGGCTTCCTTGATGGCGAGGTCTTCCTTGTTGGCGTCGATCACGAACATCACATCGGGAATGCCGCCCATGTCGCGAATGCCGCCGAGCGACAGTTCAAGCTTGTCGCGCTTGCGCGTCAGGTTGAGCACTTCCTTCTTGGTCAGGCCGCTGGTGTCACCGGCGAGCTGTTCCTCGAGCGCCTTCAATTCCTTGATCGAACCCGAAATCGTCTTCCAGTTGGTGAGCATCCCGCCCAGCCAGCGATGGTTGACGAAGTGCTGGCCCGAAGAGAGCGCGGCTTCGCGAATCGCGTCCTGCGCCTGGCGCTTGGTGCCGACGAACAGCACCTTGCCACCCGAACGCGCGGTCTGCTGCACGAAGTCGAGCGCGCGCGCGAACAGCGGAACGGTCTGCGACAGGTCGATGATGTGGATGCCGTTGCGCGCGCCGAAGATATACGGCTTCATGCGCGGGTTCCAACGGTGGGTCTGGTGGCCGAAATGCGCGCCGGCCTCGATCAATTGCTGCATCGTGACGGTAGGAGCCGTCATAATAGAATTCCTTTCCGGTTGTGCCTCTGGAAAGCTGGAAACCCGATGCGGTCATTCCCGCGGCGGGCACCGGTATGTGCGCCTTCCATGTGGATTTTGTCCGCTCCGTCGAGGCCGGAATGCAGCCTGTTCGGGGGCGAACGCGCGCCACTTAGCGTGGGTTCATGCGAAAATCCAGCCTCGAATTGTCCGCAAAAACGCTCCGCCCGTCGCAAAAACGACTTGACTGCCTGGAACAAATAGAGAACAAGGGCTCAACGCTGGAACTCCAGCGGACATTCGGTGTTTTCCACATATAGTCCACAGGCTGTCAAGCGGTCTGTCGACAACCCCGGTCAATAGTCGGGTCTTTCGGAAAGATAGTATGATGTTCGCAATCGCTCTCATCGCCGCCCTCTCTCTCCTGGCCCTGGCCAGCGCTGCCGTGCTCGCCGACAGCGGACTGCGTTGGTGGTCCGCTTTCGGCCAGCTGCGTGGCGAATTGAAGGGATCGCGGATCGTGGAAGAGCAGGCCGTGGGCGTAACCCGCGCCAGGCTGCGGCCGTGTTTTGTCGCAAGCCGTTCGGCAGCGGGCCCAGTTCGCAAATCGCCGAGCGCTTCGGCTACGCGCGCTGTCGCCTGATCCTGGCGTAACGCAGCCACCCATAAGGCAGCAGCGCGAGATAGATCGCGCAGATCCCTACCAGCGTCCACCACGGCTCCAGTAAC
This genomic interval carries:
- the frr gene encoding ribosome recycling factor yields the protein MAKYDKSDIDRRMQGAVESLKGDLSGLRTGRANTSLLDPVVVEVYGAMMPLSQVATVNAPEPRMLSVQVWDKANVTAVEKGIAKSNLGLNPIVDGQTLRLPMPDLTEERRKDLAKLAGEYGEKAKIAIRNVRRDGMEALKDDEKKKEISEDERKRSEDDVQKMTDKHVGEVDDAVAKKEQEILTQ
- the uppS gene encoding polyprenyl diphosphate synthase, producing the protein MSDSTGSRARHVAIIMDGNGRWAKRRGLPRALGHRRGVEAVRKLVRAVEPLGIDCLTLYAFSSENWKRPEDEIDHLMGLLRRFIETDLPEFIANDVRLKIIGDYHALAPDIVESIEDAIERTAAGKRILAVALNYGSQQEIVRAAALAAQEGEVTEASLARHLYTHDLPPLDLLIRTSGEVRLSNFLLWQAAYAEMVFTEVLWPDYTPEHLRTALDDFAARERRFGGR
- the rpsB gene encoding 30S ribosomal protein S2, whose amino-acid sequence is MTAPTVTMQQLIEAGAHFGHQTHRWNPRMKPYIFGARNGIHIIDLSQTVPLFARALDFVQQTARSGGKVLFVGTKRQAQDAIREAALSSGQHFVNHRWLGGMLTNWKTISGSIKELKALEEQLAGDTSGLTKKEVLNLTRKRDKLELSLGGIRDMGGIPDVMFVIDANKEDLAIKEANVLGIPVVAVLDTNTDPSGIAFPIPGNDDASRAVRLYCDAIADAARSGKGAGVQDSGRDVGAMDTPPAEAAA
- a CDS encoding PAS domain-containing protein, which produces MSVHHQSYHAHRSTDARSLEVVSQVGLDSSDLALCLLEQSPDCVKILSVDGTLDFMNCNGLDAMEIDEPEKVLGQLWWHLWPDHSQAMVEANFRSSLGGRTVQFEAFCPTARGNPRNWSVNLKPMIARDGPVVSVLATSREIGSA
- the dxr gene encoding 1-deoxy-D-xylulose-5-phosphate reductoisomerase, which encodes MNERRSITILGATGSVGGSTLDLIRRDRGAWDVVALTAHSNVDDLARLAREFGAQLAVIGEEHRLGDLREALAGSDVEAAAGAQALCEAAARPADIAVAAIVGCAGLAPVMAAIERGGTVALANKEALVSAGEVMTRAVERHGARLLPVDSEHNAIFQCLAGNSLDDVRWITLTASGGPLRLVGDLDSVTPAQAVAHPNWDMGAKISVDSATMFNKGLELIEAHHLFPVGLDRFRIVVHPQSVIHSMVEYRDGSTLAQLGPSDMRVPIASCLAWPERMDTPCEPLDLAAIGELSFFAPDEERFPATRLAREAAEAGGAAPAVLNAANEVAVAAFLAGQIKFSRISSLVAQVLDGGNLPPAPQSLEDVLMLDRAARTRASNLLETG
- a CDS encoding phosphatidate cytidylyltransferase; amino-acid sequence: MAAGELAENRKRDRVKALAMRAMAVPLSVRTSDLPKRAASAVVMLALAGTALWLGGLWFDGFVILVAAICLFEAVRLIRRAGRAASTALVLFGCAVAILYVGAASAMLIELPIPVVLGVVAIVIATDTGAYFSGRSIGGPKIAPRISPSKTWAGLGGGMVAAGLVSLGFFYSNVGERAFSLMGAGAFAIGAGLAVVAQAGDFLESWFKRKAGMKDSSNLIPGHGGVFDRVDGMLPVAIVAGLLWFFAHP
- the pyrH gene encoding UMP kinase — encoded protein: MPMPPMKRVLLKLSGEVLMGDGPFGIDPDFVMELAEEVKRAKETGLEICLVIGGGNIFRGMAGAARGMDRAQADYMGMLATVMNALAMQNALEQIGVPTRVQSAIQMDQVCEPVIRRRAERHLEKGRIVIFAAGVGAPYFTTDSGAALRAAEMRCDALLKGTSVDGVYSADPKQDPNAQRFDTVTYDRVLADNLKVMDASAVALCRDNDIPIVVFSIREKGNLARVLSGEGVQTIVENRK
- the tsf gene encoding translation elongation factor Ts, with product MANFTTADIKALRERTGAGMMDAKKALVETDGDLEAAVDALRAKGLATAQKKSSRTAAEGLIGVAVSDSGSGAKGVAVEVNSETDFVAKNDRFQDFVRAVTDVAITADSDDVEALKAKDYPTGGTVSDKLTDNVATIGENQQIRRMKTVSVNNGVVVPYMHNAVAPNLGKIGVLVALESEADKETLEALGKQIAMHIAAAFPQALNADGLDADLIERERAIAKEKAAESGKPENVQDKMVEGAVAKFAKENALLSQVFVMDNKTPISEVVAKAGKDAGKPIELVDYVRFQLGEGIEKEETDFAAEVAAAVKG
- the rseP gene encoding RIP metalloprotease RseP, translated to MDTFLPLWVYYVLGFPLLLGPLVTLHELGHYLVGRWFGVQAEAFSVGFGKEIAGFTDKRGTRWKLSALPLGGYVQFKGDMNPASIPDGEAVAALSEEEKRGSFHHAALWKRALIVFAGPATNILITLAIFAAFFASFGQPVAADPEQTNVVQSFAPESVAEEAGMREGDRVVAIDGEPVRQFSDITDRVMMFPGKPVTIDVERQGERIAIPLTIGSTVEEDSFGNSSRIGRLGIYSAPIAWEPVSLLAAGPLAVEHSLNLVDMMVTGIAQIFTGDRSVRELGGPVKIAKYSGEQLSLGLTSFVNFAALISLNLAFINLLPIPALDGGHLAFYAAEAVRRKPVGPRGQELAFRTGMALVLMLMIFVTINDLVSLPIFGG